In the genome of Cynocephalus volans isolate mCynVol1 chromosome 10, mCynVol1.pri, whole genome shotgun sequence, the window TTCAGATTCACCGTTGTTGTTGTATcagtatttgatttctttttattgctatattgactcatttgttatTATAACATGTCTTTTTCTCTAGTAATGGTCTTTTGTAAAGTgtttttgtctgatattagtttAGTCACTCAAgctttctttttctatcctttagtAAGTAAAaaatgagctgtcaagccatgaaaagacacagaggaagcTTAAATGCATGTTACTCAGTAAAAGAAACCAATggaaaagactacatactgtatgattctgacTGTGTGactttctggaaaaagcaaagctATGGAGGCAgttaaaagatcagtggttgccaggggttcgTGGGAGATAGGGATGTCTAGGCGgggcacagagaatttttagggcaagaaacctattctgtatgatactgtaataatGGATGCATgacttatacatttttaaaaagccatagaATATAGAGCACCAAGAatgagccctaatgtaaactatggactttggttgATAATGAAATGTCAATGTAAATTCATAGagtgtgacaaatgtaccactctagtgtgggatgttgatagtggggaagCCTGTGTAGGGGCAGGGAATGTATGGAGAGTTTCCATACATCCCCTGCTCaatttgctatgaacctaaacctaaaactgctccaaaaaataaaattttatatatatatacacacacacacacacacacacacacacacacacacacacacacacacacacacacacacacacagacatatgtatatatgtgtgtgtgtaatgttatcttctaggagttctgcagttttgcatttttcatttagatctgtgatacattttgagttaattttccaGAAAGGTGTACAGTCTACATCTAGATTcgtttttttgcatgtgaatgtctAGTTGTTcgagcaccatttgttgaaaatgctgccttttctccattgtattgcctttgcatCTTGTCAAAGATTGGTTGACTAAATTTATATGGATCTATTTCTGGTCTCTATACTGTTCCAttcatctttgtcttttcttttaccaacaccacattgtcttgattactgtagctttatagtaagtctcaAAGTCGGATAATGTGTCTTTCCACTTTGTTcaatattttgtttgctaattttGGGTCATATAAGTTTTAGAatgagtttttctatttcttcaaaacacaccattgggattttgatagggattgcattcaatatgtagattgctttcgGTAGTACTGACATCATAACAATATGAAGCTTTCCGATCCACAGACACAggatatcattccatttatttatgtcttctttaatttcagcaacattttgtagttttcagtgtccAAATCTTTTGCCTCATTAagtttattcataagtattttattctttttgatgctattgtaaatggaattatttctaAACGTCTTTTCTGCATTGTTTAGTGTTGGTGCATAGAAACAAATGATTTTGTGTATAAGTTTTGTATTCTGCACCTTTGCTGAATTTGGCTCTTGGTTCTTAACAGATTTTTTTGTGGCGTGtttagaattttctacatataaagatcatgtcatctgtgaacagagataaatttacttcttcctttccaagtttgatgctttttgtttctttttcttgcctaatttctctggctaggactcCCAGAACTACgttaaataaaagtgataaaagcaagcatccttgccttgttcctgacactagaggaaaagctttcagtctttcaccactggGTATAATGTTttctgtgggcttttcatatatagtctttattatgttgaaataGTTTCCTTCTGATCTtggtttgttgagtgtttttgtcatGCCAGGCTGTTAAATTTAGCCAAATGCTCTTTCTACATCAATTGAGGTgattatgtgggtttttttcctttcattctgttaatgtggtatatgtTTTAtagtgattgatttttgtatgttgagccatccttgaattgcaggaataaatcccacatgatcatggtatataatccttctactttgctgttgaattctgtttgctagtattttgttgaggattttttgtacCAATATTCCTCAGTGTTATCAGTCTGTAGTCTGTCTTTCTTctggtgtctttgtctggctttggaaTAAGAATTTGGCCTCATagatgagttaggaagtgttccttccgtgtaagttctttaaatgtttggcaaaatTGAAGTAGGACCACAGTTAGGTCTGTTCAGCCAATGTACATATAAAGCCAAAACACTGACACCAAGTTgcagcaggaaaaaaatgaagctttAATTATAAGGTTAGGTAATGGAGATCAGGTGGCTAACACTCAGAAACACCCTGATCTCATCAAGGGCTGGCATGTGagggtttttaaaagaaaagggtcaagggatggggagggggctgcATGGGTAGCTGGTGTACAGTTCTGATTGGCAGAGTCTCAAGGACAAAGAAGCAACTGTTGGTTTCACTCTTATCAATGTCTTTCTCCTGACAGTTCGTCCCCAGTTAGCACATTCTGAGGGATGGGAAAGTTCCGGTCTTTGTCCTGTAAAGACATCTGACAGATATATGTTGAGACAATGTCTCTTATCCCCACAATGGAGTGACTTTGTTTTATGGTCCTTCTGATTGCTTAGGTAACGTTCCATTCTGCCCAGCTGCCTTCTTTAACTCCTGTTCCCAGAGCTTAGATCAGCATTACTTTGAGGGCCCAAGGCCACAACCTGCCTTTATAAAACTTTTGAGGGGGAGCTTCATCCAAATGGGGCATCTGCTCAGCCTCAACTGTATTCCTCAATCCTGAGGGGAGGGGTCGAAGACCACTCTAGCTGCTTCCTTCTGGGGAGGAGCGGAGTTTAATATTGAAGATTGGAGGAGAGGAAATTATATGCATTCATTTCAAGAAATTCATGAGTCCCTGACCTTACACTGGATGACAGTAGGGCTGGCTTTGACAGTCTTAGGATAGCATTTAGATCACCAAcaaaattattatgattgttagACCCATTTTTGCAAGTCCCAACAATATGAATTTAAATTATTCTGAGATCCaggaaaataaggaagaaaagttTTCTGTGTTAGGCTCTTCTGGGGAAATCTGCTGTAACATTACAAACGGCTTGTTCTGATTTTTCCCAGGTGTGTTTTCTACTTGAAAGGATACGCTTATGTGTGTGCAGCAGGTGGTGTTAGTGACTATACGTACAGCTCCTTGCTCTGCCAAAATATAATCTACAGGCATTCTACTAATACCGCTTTGACCAGCGAATTGATCTCTTTCTGTTGAGCTACAATTGCTTGTGCAGTTTCGTCAACTATTGTTGCCAAGGTTACAGACAGATTCCTTATCATATATTCATGAGATAATTCTCATTGACCAGAGGAGACCTCTTAAGAAAGTCCAACCAACACCCTATTCTGAGCTGCTGGTAATAATCTtttcattctggaaaacagttttaaagcatTAGTCCAATGTTTCGTTTCCTCAGAGGAATGGATAGACAGTGGGGTTACTAATTGTCCCAATAAACAAGTCTAAATAAGGATGTGCCCAGGGAGTTCCCAGTTTCCCTCCACAAACAAATACATATCCTGGGGGCACAGAGTATTCCTGAGAGATTATGTGTATTTAGTTGGGCATCTCAAGGAATGGCTCTTGAAGCAGATGTAAACCAAGGATCTGTATTTGGTAAAGTCCAAACCTGGGGACACCAGGCCCACTCTTGTGAGGCAAGAAACAAGGCGGAGGAATATCAGTTGGAGTAATCTGAACTTAACAGGCAATTGGGGAAGTCTTAATTAACAGTAAAATTGGGgacttgagaaaaatgaaaaactggtTATATATCAAAGGAGTCAAAGATGAGGGTTTCAGGTGACATATCCAGCACTGAGATAAATTCCCAGTACTTGCCAATGCTTGGGAGATTCTGTTCATAGAGTTATCTATCCATGCATTTGTAAAGGtaaggaaacaaaaaatgtaaGGAAAAATCATGGTTACTAACAACTAGGGGAAACTTATAATATAGGACAGATAACACAATCCTATTAAAATCTAAGTATCTAGACTCTCTTTTACATTATATCAATCCTTCTATTAAATTTCCACTATAGTCCCCTAATAAGGATACTATGATTCCAACAGTTTCAGGGTAAATAGCAGGTTTGGTTAACAATAATACATCTACAGCTAAGATGATTTAGATAATCAGAAAGTAGACACAAAGAACTAAGCAAGTATTAAAAATATGCTTCAGCCAATAAAGTATATTTGAACATACGGCCAAGAGTCTGTCATTACTTACCCAACGTCGTCGTCTTAAACTTCAATTTGAGCCCTCGTCCTTGCTTACATGTGTACCGGTTCTGGCCAATAGATGTCCCTGTTGCTTCAGGAAGACTGTTCTTTCCAGGCAAGGCTGTCTGGGCAATTCTCCACAGGAAGTATTTTCATGCAATACTGAATCCATGATATTATTCCTGATAGTTTAATAGAAGAATGGGTTACAAACAAAACCTGATAAGGTTCCACCCACTACGGTTGGAGTTGATCCTCAGGATGGGCATCTCTCCAAGTCTTTAAAAGTACCCAATCCCCTGGTTTTATATGGTGTGAGGGGAATATCAGTGAGGTATGACAGTCTATTGGAAGCAAATTTATGAATAGCATTTAAAATTAATCCCAGTGATTGTACATACCTGACAGTATCTAACTACTTTACCTTCAGGTCAGTTGCCTGCCCACTCAGTTGCTCAGAATAGAGGAAGGGTCTCCCATATAATATTTCATAAGGTCTCAATTGAAGCTCGTTTTTAGGGACTACTTTAATTCTAAGTAATGCAATTGGTAATACTTTGTCCCATCTTAAATTGGTCTCTTGGCAAATTTTTGCTACAGTCTTCTTTAAAGTATGgttcattttctcagttttcccCATGGATTGAGGTTTCCAAGAGGCATGTGATTTCCATTTTATCCCAAGTTGTTTATAAGTTTCCTGTGTTATACTGGCAATAAAAGCACTACTGTTGTCACTTTGAATAGAGAAATACCATACAAATCTGGGAATGATTTCTTTGAGCAAAACTTTCACCACTTCAGAAGCTCTTTCAGAATGGCAGGGAAATGCTTCTTTTACAGGGAAACCCACCCTGTAAAAGTGTCTTATCCCCAGAACTTAGTGACTCTATTTTATGGTCCATCTTATCACTTAGGTAACATCCCATTCTGCCCAGCTGCCTCCTTTCACTCCTTTCCTCAATTGCTGGTTGTAAATCCTAACTTCCTAATCGGAGAGTCCTGTTCCCAGAACCTAATTCAGCATTAGCTTGAGGGAACAAAGCCACAGCTCACTTTTATAAATCTTTTTGGGAGAGGCTTCATCTGAATGGGATACCCACTCAGTCTCAGAATTCACCATCGAAGCCATCTCTGGTTGTGGACCTTTCTTTTTTGGGAGTGTTTTTGTTATTGGTCCAATATCCTTACTAgttctcttcagattttctatcaattcatgattcagtcttgatagGTTGCATTCATTTCACCTAGTTTATTTGATGTATTCATAGTACTCTCttatcatccctatttttttTGTAAGGTTAGTAATGTCTGtactttcatttatgattttagtcatttgaattttctctttttaggcAATCTAGCTCAAGTCTAgatctgttgatctttttgaatAAACAACTCTAAGATTTGTTGATtttgtctattatttttctattctctattttatttttctctgctgtaatctttattatttccttccttctgctagcttttGGTTTATTGTTTTCCAAGTATAATATGGAATATCTTCTTTTATCCTTTCGCTGTCAACTTATGTGTCCTTAGATCTGAAGTCTTAGATCTCTTGTAGATaacatatagttggatcctgtttgtttttttaaaaaatctatcctgccaatctatgtcttttcattggggaatttagcccattaatatttaatgtaattacttacAAGGCAGGACTTACTGTtgttcttttaattgttttttgaatATCTTAAAGCTTTTTTGTCTTTCATCTcctcctttattgtttttcttgtgtttagttgatttttataaacaaatttttatttccttctcatctcctcttgtgtattttttataggttttttttttttgtgtgtgtgtgtgtgtgtgtgtgtgtgtgtgtggttaccaTGGGATTACATAAAACGTTCTAAAGTTATAACAATCTATTTTTAACTAACTTCAAATGAATACAAAAACCCTATTCTTTTACGGCTCTGTCCCCCTCCTTTATGTTATCAgtgtcacaaattacatctttatatattgtgtGCCCATTAACATaggtttataattattttatattgcttttgtgttaaaaatCCTATAACAGCATTGAAAGTGAAGTTAGGAAGCAAAACTACAATAATACaatataatgtttttatatttgtccATAGGTTTACCTTTAGTAACTTTCTATTTTCATATTGCTTCAAGTTACTGTTTAGTGTTCCTTCATTACAATTTGTAGGtgtccctttagcatttcttttagggCAGGTCTAGTGATAACTCCCTCaggttttgtttatctgggaatgtcttagtTTTACCCACATTTTTGAAAcacagttttgctggatataatattCTCAGTTGACAGGGATTTTTTCTTCCGCACTATAAATATATCATCCTATTGCCTTCCACCCTGCAAGGTTACTACTAGAGAAATCCACTGATAATCTTATTAAGTATccttgtatgtgatgagttgcctttctcttgctgctttcatgagtctctctttgtctttgaacagTTTGATTATAGAGTGTTTCAGTGTGGTTCTCTAGGTTTATCCTACTTGGATTTACAAATACAAGAAGCTCAACGAACTCCATTTCTTTTCTCGATTTGTGGGAGTATCAGCAATTATGTCTTCATattaggtctcttcctttttctctttttattctcctcTGGGATTCCCATTATGTGTACACTCATCTACTTGATGATATCCCATGAGTCCCTTAAGCTCTGTTcactttccttcattcttttttctttttgcttcttggACTTGATCATTTCAAATGACCAGTCTTTAAATTTGCTGATTGTTCTGCCTCTTCTGGTTTTCAATtctgttattatatttttcagcttcagaattctcttggttctttttttatagtttctgtctTTGTCGATGCTCTCATTTTGTTCATggattattttcctgatttcattgagtGGTCTGTCAATATTCTCCTATAGCTCATTGGGtatgtttaaaatagttttaaaatctttgtcaatTAAGTCAGAGGCCTGTACCTCTTTAGGGTTGGTTGCTggaaattattttgttcttttgaatgGGTTCTCTTTCCCTGTTTCTTCATATGCCTTATGATATTTTGTTGAAATTAGGCATTTGAGAAAATAGCCACCTCTTCCAATCTTTGCAGACTGGCTGTCCTCCAGAGAAGACCTTTGCTAGTTAGCAGAGTGTGTTCTGAGCCATGGGATCTGCCTGGGGTGAGATGCATGtgcagaaaagacctgagaataCCTTAGGCCCTCACCCTGGCCTGATCCCAAGTTTCCtatcattttaaatgtgttttttcttcatttgacatttcattttcttcatttaatgttCTCTTGGTTGCAACTGTTTTTAAGAACtgctataaatttattttaaccagTCTGTAATTGTTTCTTAATGTTTCTGTGGGGGAAACGAGGTTTGGAGCTTTCTAGTTCACCACTTTGCTGACAGTCTCTAGGTTCCTTAATTCCTCATTCTCTATCATTTCAGGAGACAGGAATCAAAACAAGATGGAGACCTTTCATGAAGCAGGATTAAGGTGCCTTTCACTGGGAGACCTTTCATGCTGGCAAATCAGGAGACATGTTGTGAATAAATTAATTGGAAGTCAAGACTCCATGATAAATATTCAAGGAAAGAGTTCTCAGATCCCCAAGCAACGTGATTCTCCCTGCCAGGTGGGAGCAGGGGAATCCATTCAGCCTTCTGTAGATGACAGCTGTGTAGTGAATCTTATAGGGGATCATTCCAATGTTATTGAAAATCAAGAATTTCCAACTATGAGAGCTCAAAATTCTTGGAGTAAACTATATCTGAACGAGACACAGAATTATCAGAGAAGTTGTAAGCAGACTCAGATGAAAAACAACTTATGTGTATTTGCTCCATGTGTTGACATTTTCAGTAGCATTTCACACTACTGTGATGATAATATACTGCACAAAAGAGATAAAGCCCACAGCAACAATGATTGTTATAAAGACATCTTGAAGGTATCACCTCTTACCCAGCATAGTATTCACACGGGACAGAAAACCTACCAGTGTAATGAATGTGAAAAAGCTTTCCGTGATAGCTCCAGTTTTGAACTTCATCAGCAGGTACACTTGGGAAAGAAGTCCCCTACATGTCCTATACACGAGAAGGATACCAGTTATAGCTCTTGTATTCCTGTTCAACAAAACGTTCGCACAGGAAAAAAACGCTATTGGTGTCATGAATGTGGTAAGGGTTTCAGTCAGAGCTCAAATCTGCAAACTCACCAGAGAGTCCACACAGGGGAAAAACCCTATACATGCCATGAGTGTGGTAAGAGCTTTAATCAGAGCTCACATCTTTATGCTCATTTGCCTATTCACACGGGAGAGAAGCCCTACAGATGTGACAGCTGTGGAAAAGGCTTCAGTCGTAGCACAGATCTTAACATTCATTGCAGAGTTCACACCGGAGAGAAACCTTATAAATGTGAGGTGTGTGGCAAGGGCTTCACTCAGAGATCACATCTTCAGGCCCATGAAAGaatccacactggagagaaaccatataaatgtGGGGATTGTGGTAAACGCTTTAGTTGTAGCTCAAATCTTCATACCCACCAGAGAGTCCACACGGAAGAGAAGCCATACAGATGTGAGGAGTGTGGGAAGTGCTTCAGTCTGAGCTTCAATCTTCACAGTCATCAGCGAGTCCACACAGGGGAGAAACCGTACAAATGTGAGGAGTGCGGTAAAGGTTTCAGCTCAGCCTCGAGTTTCCAGAGCCATCAGAGGgtccacacaggagagaaaccattTCGATGCAATGTGTGTGGGAAGGGCTTCAGTCAGAGTTCGTATTTTCAAGCCCATCAGCGAGTCCACACCGGAGAAAAACCGTACAAATGTGACGTGTGTGGGAAGCGCTTCAACTGGAGCTTGAATCTTAACAACCATCAGAGGgtccacacaggagagaagccctatAAATGTGAGGAGTGTGGGAAGGGCTTCAGTCAGGCCTCAAATCTTCAGGCCCATCAGAGTGTCCACACTGGGGAAAAGCCATTCAAATGTGAAGCATGTCAGAAGCGATTCAGTCAGGCCTCACACCTGCAAGCCCATCAGAGAgtccacactggagagaaaccatatAAGTGTGATACGTGTGGTAAGGCCTTCAGCCAGAGGTCAAATCTTCAAGTCCACCAGAtcattcacactggagagaaaccattCAGATGTGAGGAGTGTGGGAAAGAATTCAGTTGGAGTGCCGGCCTCAGTGCTCACCAGCGGGTCCACACGGGAGAGAAACCCTATACCTGTCAGCAGTGTGGGAAGGGCTTCAGTCAGGCCTCACATTTTCACACACATCAGCGGGTCCACACTGGAGAGAGGCCTTACATATGTGATGTCTGTTGTAAGGGCTTCAGTCAGAGGTCACATCTCGTCTACCATCAGAGGGTCCACACCGGAGGGAATCTGTAGAAATGTGAGGGGTGCTGAAGCCTTCCGTGAGATCACATCTTCCTCTTTAGAAAACCCACGCTGATGATCGTGGAAAGTTCCTTCAGAACTCAGGATGTTCAGAGAGTCTTCATGGGAAAGACGCTCTCTGAAATGCTCTGGTTTAAGGACTCAGTTGGGAGGTAAATTCTTTACCAAACCTTAGATTTCACAGAGGAGAGAAAACTGTTTGTTCTATAAATATGATCATTATTTATACAACAGCTGTAAAGTGTCCCAGTTCTCAAGATGTGACACAGCAGAAGAATCTTGACATTCCAGGAGAAAGAGGCCTTAGAAATGAAGATTATTGGCAGGACTTCAGCAAAAGTTTAATGATTAACAAAACTGACATCAACTAAAATGTAACCTCCACGTAGGGAAACGTTTTTCACCACTGTATCTCTACCCTGTAGAACTGTGCATCCTAAAGGGTGCAGCAATCACTGAAGAAAGTGGAGAAAAATCCCTATAATTAGGACAGATATTTGAAAATTCTAGTCAGTTTCCTAACCTAAATTCGTGTTAATTTATATTCAAATGGAGTCCTGCAAGTAGCCTTAAtaacattagttttaaaatatattaaagtgcAAAAAATCATGTAATACTGCCATCCACTTTAATACAAACTCAGCCAAAGACTTGTGAATGGCACCCATCCTTCATACAGCCtcagttccttgtacattctatCATCAAATGTGTACATTGTTATATTTAGCATCATTGGTTTTACTTTATATACTGagaaatactgtttttattaatCCAGTAACGTGATATACAAGTTACATGATTGGAATTTTTGGACCCTAATTCATCATGGCAGGGTTTTACTGTAACTCTATGAAAGTGTTAAAAGTAGTTTACTGATAACAAAAAGTTTCTTAGTAAACTTAAATTGTTAATAACTgatttcttgtcattatttccatTCAGACTTTGAACAACTTGcctttctatgtgtaattctccATCTAGAACTCTTAAGGAGGGGCTTTGGCAGATTTGAAGGATGTTAATTTTGTCACATTCCTCACCCCTATTGCTATTTCTCTCCCTAAAATGGCGGGGGAGACTCCAGCCCCGGAAAGCCCTGCTCACTGCCAGAACAGGCTCCAAGGTGGtgtaccacagccactgccagaaCTACTGTCATGGCAAGGATGGTTcatcaccacagtagcagccagggccactctattGGCAGCTCACTGCACACTTGGCTATATTGATacaagagtcaccagtggagcctgcaaTTAGAAGAGTAAATCTTTATCCTAATAACCAACCcaagagtaacagaagaagcaaatgctctagcagatgaccaaacatcaatgaaaaatactagaactatgagcaaacaagaagatatgacaccactgaaggagtatagtaatgctcaaataccagaccccatagaataggaaacccttgagatgtcagagaaggaattctgagcaatgatcttaagaaaactcagagataagagaagactcaattagggAACAcaatgagacaagaaaaaaatatccaggatacaaaggagaaaatttatgaagagattaatacctttaaaaaaagaatgtagcagaactcctagaaataaaagattcactcaatgaaataaaaaatacaacagagaccTTGAGTAGCAGggtagagcaagtggaagaaagaattccaGATATTGAAGatcatctttttgaaataatctgggcagacaaaaaaagggaaaaaataatttaaaataattaagaaaatctaagagagctaacagacaactgTAAGCACTCAAACATCtaaatcatggatattccagaaggggaggagaaaggaaaaggcattgaaaatgtattcaaagaaataacagcagaaaacgtCCCAGGCATATGAAGAGATgaaaaccttcagatccaggaagcccaaagatccccaagcagattcaatccaacaaaatcctctccaagacacattacagtcaaattttgcaaagctcaaagacaaagataattctaaaagcagcaagagaaaagcatcaagtcacctgtaagggagcccccaccagactaacagcagacttttcaatgGAAACCctagaggccagaagaaagtggatggtatactcaaaatactaaaagaaaaaaaaaattgccagccaagaattctatacccagcaaggctctccttcagaaatgagggagaaatagtatatttcccagacaaacaaaacttgtgggagttcactaccacacaaccagccctgcaagaaattctcaagggagtcctgtatctggTATCTAAATAATAATgatcactatcatggatacaccagaaagagcaaaacctgccattaaaaatgcaaacaagaaagaaaatgagctaaatcatgccacctcaaatttccaactaacattgaagatgaaaataaaagaagggaacaaaaaatatttaaaacatctaaacagaaagcaataaaatgacaggctATATATACTGTTATTGACAGTACTtgtcaataacaactctaaatgtaaatggattaaactccccattcaaaagacaaagactgactgattggattaaaaagctagacccaagttatgtcacctgtaaagatacacacagattaaaagtaaagggatggaaaaagatataccatgcaaatgaaaaccaaaaatgagcaggagtagctattcttatattgaataaaatagactttaaactgaaaaccataaaaagaaataaagaaggcagCTATATAATGGTAAAgtgatctatccagttagaagacataacaatcataaatatgtatgcacccaacattggagcacccaaatatataaagcaaacactcctagacctaaagaaggaagtagaccataataatgataatagtggGTCTCCtaaatacccctctctcagcatgggacagaccttccaggcaacaaatcaacaaagagacataggacttaaactacaccttagacaaactggacctggcagatatat includes:
- the ZNF235 gene encoding zinc finger protein 235, with amino-acid sequence MTKFQEVVTFKDVAVVFNEEELGLLDSAQRKMYRDVMLENFRNLVSVGHQSFKPDMISQLEREENLWMKELQTQRGDRNQNKMETFHEAGLRCLSLGDLSCWQIRRHVVNKLIGSQDSMINIQGKSSQIPKQRDSPCQVGAGESIQPSVDDSCVVNLIGDHSNVIENQEFPTMRAQNSWSKLYLNETQNYQRSCKQTQMKNNLCVFAPCVDIFSSISHYCDDNILHKRDKAHSNNDCYKDILKVSPLTQHSIHTGQKTYQCNECEKAFRDSSSFELHQQVHLGKKSPTCPIHEKDTSYSSCIPVQQNVRTGKKRYWCHECGKGFSQSSNLQTHQRVHTGEKPYTCHECGKSFNQSSHLYAHLPIHTGEKPYRCDSCGKGFSRSTDLNIHCRVHTGEKPYKCEVCGKGFTQRSHLQAHERIHTGEKPYKCGDCGKRFSCSSNLHTHQRVHTEEKPYRCEECGKCFSLSFNLHSHQRVHTGEKPYKCEECGKGFSSASSFQSHQRVHTGEKPFRCNVCGKGFSQSSYFQAHQRVHTGEKPYKCDVCGKRFNWSLNLNNHQRVHTGEKPYKCEECGKGFSQASNLQAHQSVHTGEKPFKCEACQKRFSQASHLQAHQRVHTGEKPYKCDTCGKAFSQRSNLQVHQIIHTGEKPFRCEECGKEFSWSAGLSAHQRVHTGEKPYTCQQCGKGFSQASHFHTHQRVHTGERPYICDVCCKGFSQRSHLVYHQRVHTGGNL